A window of bacterium contains these coding sequences:
- a CDS encoding transcriptional regulator, which produces MINAFHQIDEVIHQKVRLGIMSLLAAHDSSEFVELKEQLQVTDGNLSSHIAMLEKNKYLTVNKSFVGKRPLTTLKITKKGREALAKYFDLLKQILEE; this is translated from the coding sequence ATGATTAACGCTTTCCATCAAATCGATGAAGTTATTCATCAAAAAGTCCGGCTGGGAATTATGTCGCTTCTTGCCGCCCATGATTCATCCGAATTTGTCGAACTGAAAGAACAGTTGCAGGTCACCGACGGAAATTTGAGTTCGCATATTGCCATGCTTGAAAAAAATAAATACCTGACTGTCAACAAATCCTTCGTTGGAAAAAGACCGCTGACAACTTTAAAAATTACGAAGAAAGGTCGTGAAGCTTTAGCTAAATATTTCGATTTATTAAAACAAATCTTAGAAGAATAA
- a CDS encoding ATP-dependent 6-phosphofructokinase, protein MSKKDVIRRIAINTGGGDAPGLNAVIRAAVYAALNRGWECYGIRDGYNGLFLPEQYPEGGLVHLTRESVKSITHLGGTILGTTNRGNPLRYPVTEKDGKVHEIDRTDEIVSGFHENNLDALIAIGGDGSLEIANILAHKGLRVVGVPKTIDNDLEKTVVTFGFDSAVSFATECIDRLHSTAQSHRRIMVVEVMGRYAGWIALNAGVSGSADVILIPEIPYDIEKIASMIKAKQRYGKKYFIVIVAEGAKPAGGSISVIDHPTGRLERLGGAGDRVAKDLEDATGKETRVVVLGHLLRGGTPTTSDRLLALRFGAAAVRALEDGRSNVMVALDPPNVRYVPLEEATKRMKSVPLDCDTILTARDLGIAFGD, encoded by the coding sequence GGGGTTGGGAATGTTACGGAATCCGAGATGGATACAACGGCCTGTTTTTACCTGAACAATATCCTGAAGGTGGTTTGGTGCATCTGACGCGCGAGTCGGTGAAAAGTATTACGCATTTAGGCGGAACAATTTTGGGAACGACCAACCGTGGTAACCCCTTGCGTTATCCGGTCACTGAAAAAGACGGAAAGGTTCATGAAATCGATCGAACGGATGAGATTGTTTCAGGATTTCACGAAAATAATTTAGACGCACTGATTGCGATTGGCGGCGACGGCTCTTTGGAAATCGCCAATATATTGGCCCACAAAGGCTTGCGGGTCGTCGGTGTACCAAAAACGATTGATAACGATCTTGAAAAAACGGTTGTCACATTTGGTTTTGATTCCGCCGTATCGTTTGCAACCGAGTGTATCGATCGCCTTCATTCGACCGCTCAATCGCACCGCCGGATTATGGTCGTGGAAGTCATGGGACGTTACGCCGGTTGGATTGCTCTCAACGCAGGCGTCTCCGGAAGCGCCGATGTGATCTTGATCCCTGAAATTCCTTACGATATCGAAAAAATTGCTTCCATGATCAAAGCCAAACAACGGTATGGAAAAAAATATTTTATCGTTATCGTGGCCGAAGGTGCCAAACCTGCCGGCGGTTCTATTTCAGTAATCGATCATCCGACAGGCCGTCTTGAACGCCTGGGTGGCGCCGGCGATCGCGTAGCCAAGGATTTGGAAGACGCAACCGGTAAAGAGACTCGCGTCGTCGTATTGGGACATTTATTGCGCGGCGGTACACCAACAACTTCCGACAGGCTACTGGCTTTGCGTTTCGGTGCGGCGGCCGTTCGTGCACTCGAAGATGGCCGAAGCAATGTCATGGTTGCGCTCGATCCTCCGAATGTTCGTTACGTTCCGCTTGAAGAAGCAACTAAACGCATGAAATCCGTTCCTTTGGATTGCGATACAATTTTGACGGCACGCGATCTGGGTATTGCCTTCGGAGACTGA